The Deinococcus aerolatus region GGCGGCCGCCTGAAGTTGCTCCGGTGTTTCCCCCACTCCCCTGGGCCACTGTCCTGCGTACATCACCTTGGCGAGCGTGGCGTGTCCCGCAGTGCCCAGCAGCAGGGTCACCAGCCGCACCCGGAAGGAGGCCCGCGTCGTCACCGGCTTTACGCCGGCCAGGGTCACCGTGTAGAGAAACCCTGCCGCCACGACGTGGACTACCACGGCCGCATGCACCATGGCCGAGTCCAGCATCAGGCGGTACAGACCCGTGAGATACAGCAGGTAAAGCCCGCTCACGTTCAGCAGCAGCACGCCCCCGGGCGAGGCCACCAGTTCCAGCGGGCGTGAACGCAGCCACCCGGTCAGACGTCGTGCAGCCTTCACAGGCAGACTGCGCAGCAGCAGGGTTATCGGCCAGCCCAGCGCCAGCGCGAGGGGCGCGAACATGCCCGCCGCCAGATGCTGCGCCATGTGCCCCTGGACACCAGCGTGCGCGGCTTCATTCAGCGCTGGTGAAAAGGCCCAACTCAGCAGCCCCAGGCCAAGCAGGAAGGTGACCGTCCGGGCTGCCGGCCACCTGCGCCCCTTCCGGCGCTGCCCTGCCACCATCGCCAGGTAGCCAGCGCCCAGCAGCAACAGCATGAACCACACCAGCAGTGAGAACGCGGGCGGACCACTGACTGCCGCGTGCCCATGTGCAGCAGAGATCACGGTCCGGGTGTGCGGCGCGTCGCCTGACGGTGGAGGGCGAAGCCCATCAGGAGCAGCGCCAGGCCCAACAGGTTCCACACCAGGTCGTAGGTCAGCAGCGGCACGTCGTAGCGGATTTGGTGGACGCGCAGCACCTTGTGGTCGATGAGACCGTCGAAGAGCTGAAAGCCGCCCAGACCCAGAAACAGCCCGGCCCAGAAGAAGGGAGGCGCAAAGGCCCGAGCCCGGAGCGCGTCGGCCAGCAGGAAGATGCCGGCCACGATCGCCATCAGCTCGGCCGCGTGAAGAAGGCCGTCGCTGAGCAGGCCGATGGCCGGCGTCGAGCGGTCATAGAAGTGGTGCCAGCCGAGCACCTGATGGAAGATGATCTCGTCCACGCCGGCCATGAACGCGGCGCCCAGCAGCAGGCCACTGAGACGGGAGCGACGCAAGTCCGGCTGAGTTGGGGAAAGGGTCGTCATATCAACCTCCTGGGTGGATCAAGGATATACACGGGTCGACCGAGGGAGTTGGGTCCCTCCATGCCGAGGACTTGATAAGCCCACCTGCGCTGCGCCAAACGCGGCATGCCCAGCCTGTTCCCGGAACTGTTCCGGGACATCACCGAGGACCGACGCGGCACGCTGTTCGAGAGCGTCATTCCATAGACACTGCGCTCCTCATGGCACGGCTCGACGAATTCCACGTCCAGCCAGTACGCCGCCTCGTCCTCGGTCACGCCGTCGAGTTCCTGACACCACACGGCAAAGGCGGCGGCGCGCACCTCCTCGTGACAGCCCAGATAGTCCGCCAGGGCGATGCGATCGGCCGCGCTGAGTGCATCTCTGGGTTCACCGTGGTCTGCGGCGTACGCACGGGCCAATAGGTCCGCCAGTTCAGTGGGCGTGAGTTCAGGCAGGCGCATGCTGCGCTCAGG contains the following coding sequences:
- a CDS encoding cytochrome c oxidase assembly protein, whose product is MISAAHGHAAVSGPPAFSLLVWFMLLLLGAGYLAMVAGQRRKGRRWPAARTVTFLLGLGLLSWAFSPALNEAAHAGVQGHMAQHLAAGMFAPLALALGWPITLLLRSLPVKAARRLTGWLRSRPLELVASPGGVLLLNVSGLYLLYLTGLYRLMLDSAMVHAAVVVHVVAAGFLYTVTLAGVKPVTTRASFRVRLVTLLLGTAGHATLAKVMYAGQWPRGVGETPEQLQAAAQRMYYWGDLAEVLLMGLAFWSWFQTRGRAVRRKGPQPDEDGAAWVR
- a CDS encoding DUF2243 domain-containing protein codes for the protein MTTLSPTQPDLRRSRLSGLLLGAAFMAGVDEIIFHQVLGWHHFYDRSTPAIGLLSDGLLHAAELMAIVAGIFLLADALRARAFAPPFFWAGLFLGLGGFQLFDGLIDHKVLRVHQIRYDVPLLTYDLVWNLLGLALLLMGFALHRQATRRTPGP